A genomic segment from Archangium lipolyticum encodes:
- a CDS encoding Hsp70 family protein has product MRACGLDFGTSNTAIALPDGTVLPVSPGYSDPRLYRSVIFFPEDEREVYTGAPAIARYLEDNSGRFIQSVKSFLHSASFRATQIRGRTWLIEDLVALLLRRVREAAAPHAGGAPEAVVLGRPAVFTPEPEADALAEQRLRRAAEIAGFTHIQFLIEPIAAALSYEAQLTRDELVLVADFGAGTTDLTLMRLGPSRRGNPDRRGDVVGSTGVRIGGDRFDAEIMRHKLLPRFGAGSTYKVRGFSDKRLPVPQHVMAKLLSWHEMSFIREKSTQELLELMQESSDKPAEAEALYDLVMDNLGYRLFRAIEAAKVQLSKEEETTLDFEEARIHLHERITRAEFEAASEPLLTELRAVTEGLLKRCEGAGEVDAVFLTGGSSQIPAVRRLYSERFGEERVRTRDAFTSVAEGLGRAAASL; this is encoded by the coding sequence ATGCGCGCCTGCGGACTCGACTTCGGAACCAGCAATACGGCCATCGCGCTCCCCGACGGAACGGTCCTCCCCGTCTCCCCCGGCTACAGCGATCCCCGCCTCTATCGCTCCGTCATCTTCTTCCCCGAGGATGAACGCGAGGTCTACACGGGCGCCCCGGCGATCGCCCGCTACCTCGAGGACAACTCCGGCCGCTTCATCCAGTCCGTGAAGTCCTTCCTCCACAGCGCCTCCTTCCGCGCCACCCAGATTCGCGGCCGCACCTGGCTCATCGAGGACCTCGTCGCCCTCCTGCTGCGCCGCGTCCGCGAGGCCGCCGCCCCTCACGCCGGCGGCGCCCCCGAGGCCGTCGTGCTCGGCCGCCCCGCCGTCTTCACCCCAGAGCCCGAGGCGGACGCGCTCGCCGAGCAGCGCCTGCGCCGCGCCGCCGAAATCGCCGGCTTCACCCACATCCAGTTCCTCATCGAGCCCATCGCCGCCGCGCTCTCCTACGAGGCCCAGCTCACCCGCGACGAGCTGGTGCTGGTGGCCGACTTCGGCGCCGGCACCACGGACCTGACGCTCATGCGGCTGGGGCCCTCGCGCCGCGGCAACCCGGACCGGCGCGGCGACGTGGTGGGCTCCACCGGCGTGCGCATCGGCGGCGACCGCTTCGACGCCGAAATCATGCGCCACAAGCTGCTGCCCCGCTTCGGCGCCGGCTCCACCTACAAGGTGCGCGGCTTCAGCGACAAGCGGCTCCCCGTGCCCCAGCACGTCATGGCCAAGCTGCTCTCCTGGCACGAGATGTCCTTCATCCGCGAGAAGTCCACCCAGGAGCTGCTCGAGCTGATGCAGGAGTCCAGCGACAAGCCCGCCGAGGCCGAGGCCCTGTATGACCTCGTCATGGACAACCTCGGCTACCGGCTCTTCCGTGCCATCGAGGCCGCCAAGGTGCAGCTCTCCAAGGAGGAGGAGACCACCCTCGACTTCGAGGAGGCCCGCATCCACCTGCACGAGCGCATCACCCGCGCCGAGTTCGAGGCCGCCAGCGAGCCCCTCCTCACCGAGCTGCGCGCGGTGACCGAGGGACTCTTGAAGCGTTGCGAGGGCGCGGGCGAGGTGGATGCCGTCTTCCTCACCGGCGGCTCCTCGCAGATTCCCGCCGTGCGCCGGCTCTACTCCGAGCGCTTCGGCGAGGAGCGCGTGCGCACCAGGGACGCCTTCACCTCCGTGGCCGAGGGACTCGGGCGGGCCGCGGCGTCCCTCTGA
- a CDS encoding CHAD domain-containing protein, with protein MPRPTPIRGLGPESRLAEAARRIVANRLADVRHEEDTLATRLTEDGVHDMRVSTRRLRAALKVFRDLGALAPLEREVKKLQDALGEVRDVHVQGAWLAQAARKEKTSKRAGLLALRTSVESQLDAKEKKLRRTLTRWADRTVPALLREAKRLDGPGRYGGQRVRQQLRRRLRAVELLLEDYSAAPDALTAHELRKTVKKLRYEAEIFRPALRRRMEALLEALVPLQEVLGELHDSDVRLGLLEGFAAEGSATERTAARTLLERVREERAGRAARTARELQRWHAEELARGLRRLLK; from the coding sequence ATGCCCCGTCCCACGCCCATCCGCGGGCTCGGCCCCGAGAGCCGTCTGGCCGAGGCCGCCCGCCGCATCGTCGCCAACCGGCTCGCCGACGTGCGCCACGAGGAGGACACGCTCGCCACGCGCCTCACGGAAGACGGCGTCCACGACATGCGCGTGTCCACCCGGCGTCTGCGCGCCGCCCTGAAGGTGTTCCGCGACCTGGGTGCGCTGGCTCCGTTGGAGCGCGAGGTGAAGAAGCTCCAGGACGCGCTCGGCGAGGTGCGCGACGTGCACGTGCAGGGCGCCTGGCTCGCCCAGGCGGCCCGGAAGGAGAAGACCTCGAAGCGCGCCGGGCTCCTCGCCCTGCGCACGAGCGTGGAGTCCCAGCTCGACGCGAAGGAGAAGAAGCTGCGCCGCACGCTGACCCGCTGGGCGGACAGGACGGTGCCCGCGCTCCTGCGCGAGGCCAAGCGGTTGGACGGGCCCGGACGTTATGGAGGCCAGCGCGTCCGCCAGCAGCTCCGCCGCCGCCTGCGCGCGGTGGAGCTGCTCCTGGAGGACTACTCGGCCGCTCCGGATGCCCTCACGGCTCACGAGCTGCGCAAGACGGTGAAGAAGCTCCGCTATGAGGCGGAGATCTTCCGCCCCGCCCTGCGCCGCAGGATGGAGGCCCTGCTCGAGGCGCTGGTGCCGCTCCAGGAAGTGCTGGGCGAGCTGCACGACTCGGATGTTCGCCTGGGACTGCTCGAGGGCTTCGCCGCGGAGGGCTCCGCCACCGAGCGCACCGCCGCGCGAACCTTGTTGGAACGCGTGCGCGAGGAGCGTGCCGGGCGCGCCGCCCGGACCGCCAGGGAGCTGCAACGCTGGCACGCCGAGGAGCTGGCTCGCGGCCTGCGCCGGTTGCTGAAGTGA
- a CDS encoding inorganic diphosphatase, whose product MTTDLTRVPLRGKDGAFHVVVESPRGSSVKLKYEPKLGAFTVSKPLVHGLSYPFDWGFVPSTLAPDGDPLDALVYWDESTYPGVVLPCRALGVLKVDQKKKRGGGRERNDRLLVVPTIAARAENLSGIKDLSRRERDELAHFFTAAVAFADKDVKILGWEGPDVAERMVGEAATEFEKRARR is encoded by the coding sequence ATGACCACGGACCTCACCCGCGTCCCCCTCCGAGGCAAGGACGGTGCCTTTCACGTCGTCGTCGAATCACCCCGCGGCTCCTCGGTGAAGCTCAAGTACGAGCCGAAGCTCGGCGCCTTCACCGTCTCCAAGCCCCTGGTGCACGGACTCAGCTACCCCTTCGACTGGGGCTTCGTCCCCAGCACCCTGGCCCCGGATGGAGACCCGCTCGACGCGCTCGTGTACTGGGACGAGTCCACCTACCCCGGCGTGGTGCTCCCCTGCCGTGCGCTCGGCGTGCTGAAGGTGGATCAGAAGAAGAAGCGGGGCGGTGGCCGGGAACGCAATGACCGGTTGCTCGTCGTCCCCACCATCGCGGCACGCGCGGAGAACCTCAGTGGCATCAAGGACCTGTCCCGCCGCGAGCGCGATGAGCTGGCTCACTTCTTCACCGCCGCCGTCGCCTTCGCGGACAAGGACGTGAAGATCCTCGGCTGGGAGGGACCCGATGTCGCCGAGCGGATGGTGGGGGAGGCCGCCACCGAATTCGAGAAGAGGGCCCGGCGTTAG
- a CDS encoding glutathione S-transferase N-terminal domain-containing protein, with the protein MIDLYTFTTPNGRKVSIALEELGLPYNVHVVDITQGDQFKPEFLAINPNNKIPAIVDPQGPDGKPISVFESGAILLYLAEKTGRLLPKDPRGRTEAVQWLMFQMSGVGPMLGQLNHFKRFAKEQIPYAIERYSQESARILGVLDKHLAQHEFLAPEYSVADIATYPWLVGTGQYYPEMLQPVPNVRRWLDTVGARPAVQRGMKVPESR; encoded by the coding sequence ATGATCGACCTCTACACATTCACGACGCCCAACGGGCGCAAGGTGTCCATCGCCCTCGAGGAGCTGGGGCTGCCCTACAACGTCCACGTGGTGGACATCACCCAGGGCGACCAGTTCAAGCCCGAGTTCCTCGCCATCAACCCCAACAACAAGATTCCGGCCATCGTGGACCCCCAGGGTCCGGACGGAAAGCCGATCTCCGTCTTCGAGTCCGGCGCCATCCTGCTCTACCTGGCGGAGAAGACGGGAAGGCTGCTGCCGAAGGACCCGCGCGGGCGCACCGAGGCGGTGCAGTGGCTGATGTTCCAGATGAGCGGCGTGGGCCCGATGCTGGGGCAGCTCAACCACTTCAAGCGCTTCGCCAAGGAGCAGATTCCGTACGCCATCGAGCGCTACTCGCAGGAGTCCGCTCGCATCCTGGGCGTGCTGGACAAGCATCTGGCGCAGCACGAGTTCCTGGCGCCGGAGTACTCGGTGGCGGACATCGCCACCTACCCGTGGCTGGTGGGCACGGGGCAGTACTACCCGGAGATGCTGCAGCCGGTGCCCAACGTGCGGCGCTGGTTGGACACCGTGGGGGCTCGCCCGGCGGTGCAGCGCGGCATGAAGGTGCCGGAGAGTAGATGA
- a CDS encoding SDR family oxidoreductase, translating to MTSGNMQGKVCLITGATSGIGLESARALARQGATVVLSGRDPGRGEAALAEVRRTVPDAKLDLMLADLTSLASVRKLAQDFQARYSRLDVLLNNAGLMLDRRKVTPDGFEATFATNHLSHFLLTHLLLDVLKASGPARVVNVASEGHRMGSLGFLDDLQAERGSYSGMRVYGNSKLANILFTRGLKRRLEGTKVTTNSLHPGVVRTGFGLNSEGITKHLVKLVAPFMLSAEGGARTSVFLASSPEVEGVSGRYFIKSKVARESKAAQSDEAAETLWRKSAELTGVGA from the coding sequence ATGACGTCGGGAAACATGCAAGGAAAGGTCTGCCTCATCACCGGAGCCACCTCGGGTATCGGGCTGGAATCGGCCCGCGCGCTCGCGCGCCAGGGTGCCACCGTGGTGCTGTCGGGACGTGACCCGGGACGTGGCGAGGCAGCCCTCGCGGAGGTGCGCCGCACCGTCCCCGATGCGAAGTTGGATTTGATGCTGGCGGACCTGACCTCGCTCGCCTCGGTCCGCAAGCTCGCTCAGGACTTCCAGGCCCGCTACTCGCGGCTGGATGTCCTGCTCAACAACGCGGGCCTCATGCTCGACCGGCGCAAGGTGACACCCGACGGCTTCGAGGCCACCTTCGCCACCAACCACCTGTCCCACTTCCTGCTCACCCACCTGCTGTTGGATGTGCTCAAGGCCAGCGGCCCGGCGCGCGTGGTGAACGTCGCCTCCGAGGGCCACCGCATGGGCTCGCTCGGCTTCCTCGACGACCTCCAGGCCGAGCGCGGCAGCTACAGCGGCATGAGGGTGTACGGCAACTCGAAGCTGGCCAACATCCTCTTCACCCGCGGCCTCAAGCGGCGGCTGGAGGGCACGAAGGTGACCACCAACAGCCTGCACCCGGGCGTGGTGCGCACCGGCTTCGGTCTCAACTCCGAGGGCATCACCAAACACCTGGTGAAGCTGGTCGCGCCCTTCATGCTCTCCGCCGAGGGCGGCGCCCGCACCTCGGTGTTCCTCGCCTCCTCGCCCGAGGTGGAGGGCGTGAGCGGCAGGTACTTCATCAAGAGCAAGGTGGCCCGGGAGTCCAAGGCCGCCCAGAGCGACGAAGCCGCCGAGACACTGTGGCGCAAGAGCGCCGAGCTGACGGGAGTGGGAGCATGA
- the dps gene encoding DNA starvation/stationary phase protection protein Dps produces the protein MTTKFPSHINLPREAREELIELLNTCLATAIDLHWQVKQAHWNIRGRDFISRHELFDEVADHVRKQADEFAERAGALGGYAQGTIRLATQNSELDEYDLAAVNGDDHVRVLVDRVSTYGSTIRAGIERCDELNDPVTSDLLTQVLGVVEQDLWFLESHLYGSAATGREEIAPTSIREERSPSPTA, from the coding sequence ATGACCACGAAGTTTCCGAGCCACATCAATCTCCCGCGCGAGGCCCGCGAGGAGCTCATCGAGCTGCTCAACACCTGTCTGGCCACCGCCATCGACCTGCACTGGCAGGTGAAGCAGGCCCACTGGAACATCCGCGGCAGGGACTTCATCAGCCGCCACGAGCTCTTCGACGAGGTCGCCGACCACGTGCGCAAACAGGCCGATGAGTTCGCCGAGCGCGCCGGAGCCCTCGGAGGCTATGCCCAGGGCACCATCCGGCTGGCCACCCAGAACAGCGAGCTGGACGAGTACGACCTGGCAGCCGTCAACGGCGACGACCATGTCCGCGTCCTCGTGGACCGCGTCTCGACCTATGGCTCCACCATCCGCGCGGGCATCGAGCGCTGCGACGAGCTGAACGATCCGGTCACCTCGGATCTCCTCACCCAGGTGCTCGGCGTGGTGGAGCAGGACCTGTGGTTCCTCGAGAGCCACCTGTACGGCTCGGCCGCCACGGGCCGCGAGGAAATCGCGCCTACCTCCATCCGCGAGGAGCGCAGTCCCTCGCCCACCGCCTGA
- a CDS encoding esterase/lipase family protein, which yields MSSHLRDSSPHALRVLVLALLVVLTGCATTPKAQSTPPPAPVLFVHGTDDTPGAFYAMLDAFEEAGWPKERLHAVRLHPNNGQMPIEVMAYQVRSAAEGLRKRTGAEHIDVVAFSQGTLSSRYWMQELGGQGRVRRFVSISGPHHGTRAAYLKSDPALVQMRPDSDFLRELNRREKPLGDIEVFSFWTPLDSTVVPADSARLPGATERTFLVPMHQLMLSSPAVISATVEALSKPANP from the coding sequence ATGTCCTCCCACCTCCGTGATTCCTCTCCGCACGCACTCCGGGTCCTCGTGCTGGCGCTGCTCGTCGTCCTGACGGGCTGTGCCACCACGCCGAAGGCGCAATCCACGCCCCCGCCCGCGCCGGTGCTGTTCGTGCACGGTACTGACGACACCCCGGGTGCGTTCTACGCGATGCTCGATGCGTTCGAGGAGGCGGGCTGGCCGAAGGAGCGGCTCCACGCGGTGCGCCTGCACCCGAACAATGGCCAGATGCCCATCGAGGTCATGGCCTACCAGGTGCGCAGCGCGGCGGAGGGACTGCGCAAGCGCACGGGCGCCGAGCACATCGACGTGGTGGCCTTCAGCCAGGGCACGCTGTCGTCGCGCTATTGGATGCAGGAGCTGGGCGGCCAGGGACGCGTGCGGCGCTTCGTCTCCATCTCGGGGCCGCACCACGGCACGCGCGCGGCGTACCTGAAGTCGGACCCGGCGCTGGTGCAGATGCGCCCGGACAGCGACTTCCTGCGCGAGCTGAACCGCCGCGAGAAGCCCCTCGGGGACATCGAGGTCTTCTCCTTCTGGACGCCGCTCGACAGCACGGTCGTCCCGGCCGACAGCGCGCGCCTGCCGGGCGCCACCGAGCGCACCTTCCTCGTGCCCATGCACCAGCTGATGCTGAGCAGCCCCGCCGTCATCTCCGCGACGGTGGAGGCGCTGTCGAAGCCGGCGAACCCGTAG
- a CDS encoding esterase/lipase family protein translates to MATKHHIYLVPGFFGFANLGELLYFGHVRDYFVAEMARRGVEVEVVQVLSHPTGSIRTRAADLYKAIEASSAKDDDGPIHLIGHSTGGLDSRLFVSPSASLGEGLEVEFFARRVRTVVTVSTPHAGTPLASFFLGLFGQRLLQLLSLFTVYVLRFGRLPLTVAFRLGSLLTRWDEQLGFRPTLLDQLFEQLLGDFSAERREELVRFLGDVGNDASLVPQLTPEGIDLFNAGTQDRPGVRYGSVITQARPPSLRTRLSAGLDPYAQLTHTVYSFLYGRTQNMPLTAIPLHTPAQTAALVEAYGALPGPQACDGIVPTRSQVYGRVLAAVRADHLDAIGHFDQPAHRPPHVDWLISGSGFRRLHFERLWRSVVDFVLLET, encoded by the coding sequence ATGGCGACGAAGCACCACATCTATCTGGTCCCCGGCTTCTTCGGCTTCGCCAACCTGGGAGAGCTGCTCTACTTCGGGCACGTGCGCGACTACTTCGTGGCGGAGATGGCCCGCCGCGGCGTGGAGGTGGAGGTGGTCCAGGTGCTCTCGCACCCGACCGGCTCCATCCGCACCCGGGCGGCGGATCTCTACAAGGCCATCGAGGCCAGCAGCGCGAAGGACGACGACGGCCCCATCCACCTCATCGGCCACTCCACGGGAGGGCTGGACTCGCGGCTCTTCGTCAGCCCGAGTGCCTCGCTGGGCGAGGGACTGGAAGTGGAGTTCTTCGCACGCCGGGTGAGGACGGTGGTGACGGTGTCCACGCCGCACGCGGGCACGCCACTGGCGTCCTTCTTCCTGGGGCTCTTCGGGCAGAGGCTGCTGCAACTGCTGTCGCTCTTCACCGTGTACGTGCTGCGCTTCGGCCGTCTGCCGCTGACGGTGGCCTTCCGGCTGGGCAGCCTGCTGACGCGCTGGGACGAGCAGCTCGGATTCCGGCCCACGCTGCTGGACCAGCTCTTCGAGCAGCTGCTGGGGGACTTCTCCGCCGAGCGCCGGGAGGAGCTGGTGCGCTTCCTGGGAGACGTGGGCAACGATGCCTCGCTCGTGCCCCAGCTCACGCCCGAGGGGATCGACCTGTTCAACGCGGGTACGCAGGACCGGCCGGGGGTGCGCTATGGCTCCGTCATCACCCAGGCGCGGCCGCCCTCGCTGCGCACGCGGCTGAGCGCGGGGTTGGATCCATACGCCCAGCTCACACACACCGTGTACTCCTTCCTCTACGGGCGCACGCAGAACATGCCCCTCACGGCGATTCCCCTGCACACCCCGGCGCAGACGGCGGCGCTGGTGGAGGCGTATGGGGCGCTGCCGGGCCCGCAGGCGTGTGACGGCATCGTGCCCACGCGCTCGCAGGTGTACGGGCGGGTGCTGGCGGCGGTACGGGCGGACCACCTGGATGCCATCGGCCACTTCGACCAACCGGCGCACCGGCCGCCGCACGTGGACTGGCTCATCTCGGGCTCCGGCTTCCGGCGGCTCCATTTCGAGCGCCTGTGGCGCAGCGTGGTGGATTTCGTCCTGTTGGAGACCTGA
- a CDS encoding S46 family peptidase: protein MWTYDAFPATAVKASHGFEPSREWLDHVRLSSVRLAGGCSASFVSPDGLVMTNHHCIRSCVEDLSSPKRDYLATGFYAKEPKDELRCPKVEANQLVEMTDVSARLQGATQGLSGAAFNTALKAEMSKLESECATGPELRCDVVTLFNGGKYHLYKYRRFQDVRLAFAPEFSMAAFGGDPDNFNFPRFGFDAAFIRVWDANGQPLKTEHFLSWAKEGAREGDLVFVSGHPGGTERQSTVAELEFQRDVALPYTLLHLSEMRGMLREYASASPERWRTTRAKLRSVENGLKALRGRHQALAEPSLLADKRKAEADLRSKVEADPKLKASTSGAWDAISRALDVYRPLLAEYKLKEGGDGFPSELFSLARQLVRAADELPKPNAERLREYTDGQLPALRQGLLREAPITPELEVVTLTFGFNKLRETLGADDPFVREVLGREAPEDLARALVKGTKLFDVRVRQRLLEGGRAAVEASKDPMILLARRVDARAREVRKRYEDSVESVLKKNGELLARARLAAYGTTGYPDATFTLRLSYGVVKGWEENGRTVGALTTFAGAYARHTGKEPFRLPDSWLKAQGKVPGETPLDMATTHDIIGGNSGSPMVDREGRVVGLIFDGNLPSLGGRYAYVPETNRAVAVHGEGLLRALEHIYGAQRLVKEIRANQR, encoded by the coding sequence ATGTGGACATATGACGCGTTTCCAGCCACCGCCGTGAAGGCCAGCCATGGGTTCGAGCCCTCGCGCGAGTGGTTGGACCATGTGCGGCTGTCCTCCGTGCGGCTGGCTGGCGGGTGCTCGGCCAGCTTCGTGTCGCCGGATGGCCTGGTGATGACCAACCACCACTGCATCCGCTCGTGCGTGGAGGACCTGTCCTCCCCGAAGCGGGACTACCTCGCCACCGGCTTCTACGCGAAGGAGCCGAAGGACGAGCTGCGCTGCCCCAAGGTGGAGGCCAACCAGCTCGTGGAGATGACGGACGTCTCCGCGCGGCTCCAGGGCGCCACCCAGGGGTTGAGCGGCGCGGCCTTCAACACCGCCCTCAAGGCGGAGATGTCGAAGCTCGAGAGCGAGTGCGCCACCGGGCCGGAGCTGCGCTGCGACGTGGTGACGCTCTTCAACGGCGGCAAGTACCACCTCTACAAGTACCGCCGCTTCCAGGACGTGCGGCTGGCCTTCGCCCCCGAGTTCTCCATGGCCGCCTTCGGCGGGGACCCGGACAACTTCAACTTCCCGCGTTTCGGCTTCGACGCCGCCTTCATCCGCGTGTGGGACGCCAACGGCCAGCCCTTGAAGACGGAGCATTTCCTGTCGTGGGCGAAGGAGGGCGCCAGGGAGGGCGACCTCGTCTTCGTCTCCGGCCACCCGGGCGGCACCGAGCGTCAGAGCACCGTGGCGGAGCTGGAGTTCCAGCGTGACGTGGCGCTGCCCTACACGCTCCTGCACCTCTCGGAGATGCGGGGCATGCTGCGCGAGTACGCCTCGGCCTCGCCGGAGCGCTGGCGCACCACGCGCGCGAAGCTGCGCTCGGTGGAGAACGGCTTGAAGGCCCTGCGTGGCCGGCATCAGGCCCTGGCCGAGCCCTCGCTGCTCGCGGACAAGCGCAAGGCCGAGGCGGACCTGCGCTCGAAGGTGGAGGCGGACCCGAAGCTGAAGGCCTCCACCTCGGGCGCCTGGGACGCCATCTCCCGCGCGCTCGACGTCTACCGGCCCCTGCTGGCCGAGTACAAGCTGAAGGAGGGTGGGGATGGCTTCCCGTCCGAGCTGTTCAGCCTCGCGCGGCAGCTGGTGCGCGCGGCGGACGAGCTACCCAAGCCCAACGCGGAGCGGCTGCGCGAGTACACCGATGGCCAGCTCCCGGCCCTGCGTCAGGGGCTGCTGCGCGAGGCCCCCATCACCCCGGAGCTCGAGGTGGTCACGCTCACCTTCGGCTTCAACAAGCTGCGCGAGACGCTGGGCGCCGATGACCCCTTCGTGCGTGAGGTGCTCGGACGCGAGGCCCCCGAGGACCTGGCTCGCGCGCTGGTGAAGGGCACGAAGCTCTTCGACGTGAGGGTGCGCCAGCGTCTGCTCGAGGGGGGGAGGGCCGCGGTGGAGGCGTCGAAGGATCCGATGATCCTCCTGGCTCGCCGGGTGGATGCGCGGGCGCGCGAGGTGCGCAAGCGCTACGAGGACTCGGTGGAGTCGGTGCTGAAGAAGAACGGCGAGCTGCTCGCGCGGGCCCGGCTGGCCGCCTACGGCACCACGGGCTATCCGGACGCCACCTTCACCCTGCGCCTCAGCTACGGCGTGGTGAAGGGCTGGGAGGAGAATGGCCGCACCGTGGGCGCGCTGACGACGTTCGCCGGGGCCTATGCGCGGCACACGGGCAAGGAGCCCTTCCGGCTGCCGGACTCGTGGCTGAAGGCCCAGGGCAAGGTGCCCGGTGAGACGCCGCTCGACATGGCCACCACCCACGACATCATCGGCGGCAACTCGGGCTCGCCCATGGTGGACCGCGAGGGCCGTGTGGTCGGGCTCATCTTCGATGGCAACCTGCCGTCACTCGGGGGCCGGTACGCGTACGTGCCGGAGACGAACCGCGCGGTGGCGGTGCACGGCGAGGGCCTGCTGCGGGCCCTCGAGCACATCTACGGCGCCCAACGGTTGGTGAAGGAGATTCGGGCCAACCAGCGCTGA
- a CDS encoding OsmC family protein gives MKTPGSCCTLDIATMQATKTHVAANPEAGKGRFETVTEWRDGAQAVTRARSFTLETDEPTALGGKDQHIDPMELLLASLGTCLTIGWVTQARMRGLDYRDLRIKVSAPFDLRGYLNLDPQVRPGFLELQYTVEVDTEADAATLEEIRKAAEKSSPMFDNILNPTAISGRVMKLGGTVAA, from the coding sequence ATGAAGACCCCGGGAAGCTGCTGCACGCTGGACATCGCCACCATGCAGGCCACGAAGACGCACGTGGCCGCCAACCCGGAGGCCGGCAAGGGCCGCTTCGAGACGGTGACGGAGTGGCGCGATGGCGCCCAGGCGGTGACGCGGGCGCGCTCCTTCACGCTGGAGACGGATGAGCCCACGGCGCTCGGAGGGAAGGATCAGCACATCGATCCGATGGAGCTGCTGCTGGCGTCGCTGGGCACGTGCCTGACGATTGGCTGGGTGACACAGGCGCGGATGCGTGGCCTGGACTACCGGGACCTGCGCATCAAGGTGAGCGCGCCCTTTGATTTGCGCGGCTACCTCAACCTGGATCCGCAGGTGCGTCCTGGCTTCTTGGAGCTGCAGTACACCGTGGAGGTGGACACGGAGGCGGACGCCGCCACGCTGGAGGAGATCCGCAAGGCGGCGGAGAAGAGCAGCCCGATGTTCGACAACATCCTCAACCCGACGGCCATCTCCGGCCGGGTGATGAAGCTCGGAGGCACGGTGGCCGCCTGA
- a CDS encoding adenylate/guanylate cyclase domain-containing protein, with the protein MMADVPQPEPRKVAAIMFTDMVELSPEARRDEALNLELREEHGRLVRGLLSGHGGREIKQMEDGFLVEFDEALPAVSCALELQSALCARNECVPHERRVELRIGIHLGSVVHRDGDVFGEGVNLAARLEALARPGSLYVSESVVRQVERQVLAPVVRLGRSDLKNIRLPVSVYRIDPPVLRRTRRGSWISRLRGLLPGRRRVRS; encoded by the coding sequence ATGATGGCGGACGTACCGCAACCGGAACCCAGGAAGGTGGCGGCCATCATGTTCACGGACATGGTGGAGCTCAGCCCCGAAGCCCGGCGGGACGAGGCGCTCAACCTCGAACTGCGCGAGGAGCATGGACGGCTCGTGCGTGGCCTGTTGTCCGGGCACGGAGGTCGCGAGATCAAACAGATGGAGGACGGCTTCCTCGTCGAGTTCGACGAGGCGCTGCCCGCGGTTTCATGTGCGCTGGAGCTTCAGTCGGCGTTGTGTGCGCGCAACGAGTGTGTGCCGCACGAGCGCCGGGTGGAGTTGCGCATCGGCATCCACCTGGGCTCGGTGGTGCACCGGGACGGAGACGTCTTCGGCGAGGGCGTCAACCTGGCCGCCCGGCTGGAGGCGCTCGCCCGGCCCGGCAGCCTCTACGTCAGTGAGTCCGTGGTGCGGCAGGTGGAGCGCCAGGTGCTGGCTCCCGTGGTGCGCCTCGGCCGAAGTGATTTGAAGAACATCCGCCTGCCGGTGTCCGTCTACCGCATCGATCCTCCCGTGCTCCGGCGGACCCGCCGCGGCTCGTGGATTTCGCGTCTGCGCGGCCTGTTGCCGGGACGGCGCCGCGTGCGGAGCTGA
- a CDS encoding glutathione S-transferase family protein, whose product MKELTLVVASKNYSSWSLRPYLALAHTGQPFREVVVQLGQADTAAQIAKYSPSGRVPALLHGELVIWDSLAICEYLAELFPQARLWPQDAAARAMARAVTAEMHSGFANLRNHMTMNLRARKPGAGRAPGVAEDIARITSLWKECRARHGQGGPFLFGAFSIADAFYAPVVTRFVTYGVELEPVCAAYRDAVLALPALKAWTEAARSEPPVARYEQ is encoded by the coding sequence ATGAAAGAGCTCACCCTCGTCGTCGCCTCGAAGAACTACTCCTCCTGGTCGCTGCGGCCCTACCTCGCGCTCGCCCACACCGGGCAGCCCTTCCGCGAGGTGGTGGTGCAGCTCGGCCAGGCGGACACCGCCGCGCAGATCGCGAAGTACTCGCCCAGTGGCCGCGTGCCCGCGCTGCTGCACGGCGAGCTCGTCATCTGGGACTCGCTGGCCATCTGTGAATACCTGGCCGAGCTCTTCCCCCAGGCGCGCTTGTGGCCCCAGGACGCCGCGGCCCGCGCCATGGCCCGCGCCGTCACCGCGGAGATGCACTCGGGCTTCGCCAACCTGCGCAACCACATGACGATGAACCTCCGCGCCCGCAAGCCCGGTGCGGGCCGCGCTCCCGGCGTCGCCGAGGACATCGCCCGCATCACCTCGTTGTGGAAGGAGTGCCGCGCGCGTCATGGGCAGGGGGGGCCCTTCCTCTTCGGCGCCTTCTCCATCGCGGACGCCTTCTACGCGCCCGTCGTCACGCGCTTCGTCACCTATGGCGTGGAGTTGGAGCCGGTGTGCGCCGCCTACCGCGACGCGGTGCTCGCCCTGCCGGCCCTGAAGGCCTGGACGGAGGCCGCCCGCAGCGAGCCGCCCGTGGCGCGCTACGAGCAGTAG